A portion of the Desulfofundulus luciae genome contains these proteins:
- a CDS encoding EF-Tu C-terminal domain-related protein, producing the protein TPIAIEEGLRFAIREGGRTVGAGVVTQIIE; encoded by the coding sequence TCACCCCCATTGCCATTGAAGAAGGGCTGCGCTTCGCCATCCGGGAAGGTGGCCGTACCGTCGGAGCCGGCGTGGTCACCCAGATTATCGAGTAG